In Streptomyces sp. NBC_00569, a single genomic region encodes these proteins:
- a CDS encoding DUF6380 family protein, translating to MSASDRAVRTDGKRRATLHADAASMTSAACRASFNHRAHTDGTAGGEGA from the coding sequence ATGAGCGCCTCCGACAGAGCGGTCCGCACCGACGGGAAACGGCGGGCAACCCTCCACGCCGACGCGGCGTCCATGACTTCAGCGGCTTGCCGTGCGTCTTTCAACCATCGCGCGCACACTGACGGAACGGCCGGAGGGGAGGGCGCATGA